CAAATAGTGACATATATGAAGTAATTAATCATTTAAAATTCATTTTAGACATGTTGATGTTACTTGATGACATTTCAACTATACTTTTCCTCATTAGTTTATCTGCTCTTCTTATTTGGGCTCTTTTTGCAGTGTTAGGTAGCTTAGGGGTTTTTACAGGGTTATTTGTAATCTACTGTATTGCGTTATTTTTAATAGCTATTGGAATAGTAATTTATTTCACAGCACGTCCGTATATAGAAAAATTGTTGAAGGAAATCTTTAAATGATAAAAGAAGTGAAAATTGACATGAAAGTTGAAGGTTTACGTCTTTATATTATGGAATTAGACCCATTGAGACTTCCTACAAAATTTGGAGTATATCCTTATAGTTTGAGAACATATTTTGAATTCCTCTCTAAAGATAAAGAGCGAAGCCAAGTTAAACTAAACAAAAAATTTTATCAAGAAATTGTAGAAAATATGAAAGCCTATCGAACTGATACAGAAGTTAGCTCTAAAGATTTAACAGTATTGTTCTTGTCCTTAATTGCAGTATTGATGTTTTTAGGGTTAGGATCAGCAATAGTATCAGTAATTTTTTCACTTAGTCTTTTACAAGGTGTTATTTTTTTAATAATACTATCAATTCCAACGCTTTATTTATATTTTGCCTGGATGGGAACAAGACGAAGAAACTATCTTGGAAAAAAATACGATGAAAACATAAAAAGAGCAGTACAGCACTTAATTGATTATGGTAGAAATAAAATTATAGAAGAAAACCTCAATCCCAAAGATTTTCCTATTAAATTAAGACATAATGATTATACTGGTTTAATTTATGAAAAGAAGGGTAAAAATAATTATGTGGGGTTTTTTAAGAAATGAAGAATAAAGAAATTGTTTTAATTGTTCTATTTTATTTATTTGTAATTGGAAAAACAATTCAGCTTTTTTATTTCCCAAATCCTGCTTTAAGCGTTATTCGTCAGGATTTTTTATCCTACATATTGATTATAAAAATTATAATGATTTTAATTGTATTTAGTTTGATACCTGGTTTTTATATTGTTAGGAAAGCATTTAAAGAAAATTTATCAGTTGAATTTAAAAAGAGATTCATTCAAGTAATTATGGGATTTTCTGTAATTCCACCTTTAATGACTTTGCTTAATAATTATTTTACAGGAGATTATCTATTTTCAACTTTTCTATTTGTTTACGGTGTTATATTCACTGTAATAGTCTTCATCTTGAGAGATTCAGGAGAGCAAGAAATTATTTGAACGAAAGTTAGTCTGATGAATGTTGTACATTCACATAGACAAAGACAGTACAGTAATAAAAGTATGGAATTGTCATGTCTTTAAAGAAAAATTACCTATTCTATCCCCTAAGAAATCATAGATTTTCAACGGCCTTGCTAAATCATGAAAAAAGGAAGGATTTAGATATGTTTATGAATCATCTTCGTGGCGTTTGTTTATCTCTTTTTTTGAAGCTTCCTCCTCCCCCCTAAAATACAGGGCCCTCCCTGTCTACCTCCAATCGGGATATGTGGCGTTCCAATGGAGTTCATGCAGCGTGCCATTACAGCAGCACCCATTGCAAGAGCATCAGATACAAAAATTGTGTTTTTATAACGGTCTTTTGAATAATCTAAAATAAGTTCAGGTTTTCGTCCAGTTATTCCAGCTCTACCAGTTACACCAAGCATGGATCCCGCCTCAATAACTCCTTCTTCAAATGCTTCATCACTTAACCTCTGCACAATTTTTGCACTTACATAATCAAGAGTTGCAAATAAAGTGTGAATATCACTTTCAGCACATATTTCATGACCAGTATCAGTTAATTTAGGAATCTTATCCCCATTTTTACCTACATCACAGCCTATAAGAGTTGTTCCTGAATCATAGGCAGCTTTTGGGTCTACTGGTACTGTTCCAAACCTATCCCTGTTTTCTGGAACACGCCCTATATCCAGATAATCATGGACCTGCTCAGCATACTCTTCTGCAGCCTTCCAATCAGCCTTTTTAAGTATATCTTTAGTATAAAGGTCCAGAGCTGCTCCTCCACGTTTGTCTACATTGTCAGTTCCACGTATTATGGCATCAGATACTGCACCCGCAAGACCACAGAAATTACCTACTGTTCTTGCATATGGTTCCTGACCGTTTGTAATCCTCCCGGCAAGTGTGGTTCCAAAGTCCATAGAAACACAGGGATTACGGAAATCAACATCTGTCCATTTAGCACCCACCTTAATACCTGCTGTTACAAGCTCTCCTTCCATTTCATTTGCAACAACCGCCTTTCCTGTTGGTGGAAGTACGCTTGCTACAGCGCCATCAAACATTACCCTATCCAGCAGTGAAAAATCTCTTAATTTTGCAGGAAGAGCATCTTTTGAAATTGCAGGAGACATTTTCCCTGGAGGAATTCCCGCATCAAGACAACCGTCTGCAAGAGCAATTATGAGCTCTCCAACCTCTTTAGGTGATGCAAATCCTGCAGTAACCCCTGTAGAACGCACAACAAAATCAAGATCTTTTTCCATGTCTATTTTTGAACGTTTAACTGACTCTAAAATTGTATCTTTGACCATCTCAGAAACAGATTCCTTTGTAAGCTCTACTTCCCAAACAGTTTCACCAAAGACCTTTTCACCTTTTTTTGGAGGTCTGATGTCTCTGGTCATTTTTACAGTCTTATCCAGAAGATAGGTCCTGCTGGTGTTTAAATTTGTGGCAGTAAGAATGCATTTTGTGGTTGTATTTCCAAGTTCAACTGAAGCCACGATATAGTATGTTTCAGGTTTCGTTGAAATTCCTGCGCCTGCTCTTTTTCTGGTGTATGCTGTTGATTTTATATCTGCAAAAGATACATATCTGCTTTTTGCAATTACTGGCTTTGGACCCCTATTAAATATTTTTCCAATTAGTGACAATGAATATCCTCCAATTAAAAACTATAACTTCTCTGTCAAAAAGGAGATATAACACCCTGTGACTCAATATTTTCTTGTGCATCCTATTACGCCACTACGATATTATACGGTGATATATATTCTTAGTATTATATAACATACGTATATAATAACTAAGGTTAATCCTGCATATCTTGTAATTTTCTTTTCCAATCCTGCAAATAAAAGGAGTAATACTGTAACAAAAACCATTAACGGTGCGTCAAATGTAATTGAAAGAGATTCTATAGGAATATTCATAAAAAGTGTCGGTATTCCTATCCCTATCATTATATTGAATACATTACTACCAAGTACTGTTCCAATTGATAGGCTATGTAATTTTTTCATTGCTGAAGTTAAAGTTACTACAAGTTCAGGAGCACTTGTTCCTATTCCCAGTGCAAACAGCCCAACTATCATTTTAGGTATGCCTCCAATTTCTGCAAGTTCAACTCCACTATAAACAAGTAATCTGCATCCAATTATCAAGCCTATAAGTCCTATAATTACAAAAAATACATTTTTCCAGCTAATAGATTTTTTTTGTGAACTTTTGCTATTTTTAGAGTTTTCTTTTTGAGCCCTTATTAATATCCACAGGTATACAACATAAACAGATATAAGTACAATTCCCACCATTCTTGTAATTTCATTAACAAAAAGTAAAAATCCCATAAGTATTAGCACCGTTAAAAGGGTCATCATCCCATCACGCATTATTTCCTGGCGGTTAGTCTGGATTACCCCTGCTACAAAAGCTGAAATACCCAGTATCCCTGCAATATTCCATATATTTGATCCTATAACCACCCCAACTCCAATATCACTACTACCGGTTAAAGTAGCTATCATTGCAGAACCAAATTCAGGAAGTGAAGTTCCAATAGCCGATGCTGTAACACCCAGTATTATCTCTGAGATTTCGAGAGATTTTCCTATATCAACTAAATTATCAACGAATAAATCTGCAGCTTTTATAACTATTAACAATGAAATCACTAAGATTCCTAATAGTCCAGTTAATTGAATCATGGTTACACAGAAACTATATTTTTTCCTGCTATATAAATATTTAGGAAATATTCGTGCAAAATTAAAAATTAACTCAAAAAATAACTTAATTTAAAAAATAAAGAAATTTAGGCGAATGACCGCCTTTTTACTTAGAGCAATTTGAACATTGGGTGGTCTTCAACTGCTTCTGTTCCTATATCCTTAGCTGCTTCTGCTATGAATATATCACACATAGCACATGCAGGGAAAGCCATTCTTGAGTTTTCGATAGGACCAAAAAGTACAAAGTCCCCTCCGGCCATTTGCTGGACAAGGTTTGAACCTATGTCACAAACAGGCCATGCCTCTTTGTGTTCTTTTTTGTATGCTCGAAGCCAGTCCCAGGCAGATGGTACGTTGTGGATACCGCTACCAACCGGGTATCCCCATTTGCTTTTAACCGCAAATGATGTTCTGCATGCAGGTCCTGCACCCTGACCAAGTGGTGTAATAGCTACATCCATGAACGGTTTGGTAATTCCACATGCCTCAGACATTGGAAGAAGTCCATCATCTAATGCTGCTCCACCGTTTTCCCAGATATTGATTTTACCTTCAACACCAGCTTCCATAGGGTTAAACCCAAGAACTATAGCTGCGGAAATATCTGTTTCTGCAACTGCATCCAGTTCAGCCTGCTCTGAAGCCATGTTTATGGAGTTATAGATCGCTCTTTCAGATAACCCTGCTTCTTGAGCGTATTTTGCACCTGCAACTTTAGCCTCTGCTGATGTTGAATCTATCATGAATGGTGCTTCTGTTACATCACCCACAAACTCCAGGTATTTAACTATTGCTTCTGGTGTTGCACCGAAGGTCTGAACAATACATGGATTTCCTGTAACGTCAGCCATTTCTTCCATTGTTTTTATGAGTGCTTCTGCTTTGTCTTTATCAAAGACGCCTGCTTTTTCATCGCTTATAATACTGTGACCACCATAAAAGATGGTTCCTGCAAGGACAGTTGGATATTCACCAGGCTGGCCTCCAACTTTTACTCCAGCAACATCTATTACAACTTGTTCTTTATCAAATCTAAACATGCGTAAACCTCCTAATTACATACCTAAAGCTTGTAGGAATGCTCCAATTGCTACAACTTTGAATGCTACAAACAGGATTATGAGTCCTATTATAATTCCGTACAAAATACCAATGTCTCTACCTATTTGCTGACCCATTCTCTGAGAGATTTCACCCCATGCAAACTCTACTTTTTCGTCCATGTCGTCTAATCTCTCATTTGCTTTATTAAAATCATCTGAAGGGACAATAGGGCGAGGTATAACATTTTTTTCTTCTTCTGCCATAATTTATGCCCCCTATCTTAGTGCCCAGAGTACTGGAAGACCTACAAGGAGAACTGCAAGTATGAATCCCAGTGCCATACCATAGATCCTGGTGGCTATAAGGCCTGCAAATAATCTCTGATCTCTTCCAATTAAACCGGTTCTGTATTTAACATCTTCTGCTACTTTTCTTATTCCTCTAATATTAGGTTTATTTGATATTAACATTCAAAACCCCCATTTATATTAGCAGTATGGTTCCAATAACCAGCGTGAAGACCAAACCAATCATTATCCCCTGGACTTTACCAGAGTACATACCTGCAAATATTCTCTGTAATCCACCAACAGACTTAACCTGGGTTTGGATGTTTCTCATTCTTGCCTCGATTAGTGCTGTCTCTGGAGTTACAGGTGGTATTTCTTCACCTTCTTCTTCTTCTCCAGCGCCTTCTTCTACTTTTATGATCATTGCTTCTTCTTCGAAGGCTCCCGGGTCTTTTTCTATGCATTCTTTAACTTTTGCCTGGATTTGACCTGCGTCCTCCACGTCGATCAGGCTTACAATTTCCATTTGCTGCTGGAATCTTTCAATACCTTCATCTGGTATGTTTTCAATGAATGGTATGGCGCCTGTAGCACCTACGATTTTTCTTTTCTCATCCACGCCGTTTGCATGTAATGCTTCAATACTCTGCCCTGTGATGTGTCCCTGCACCTCTGAACCACATAAGATCAGGAATCTTATGTTTGGATTGGATATCAGGTTAGCGAGCATTTTTTCAATTCCAAGGTTTTCTGTTTTACAGGGTCCTGCAATTGCAGCTCCTGCAGCAACAGGTATATCCTCGTTGTGTGATGCGAGAGTGGTTGCTGCTACTGGACTTTCAGGGTCACCTACTATGTAGTCCCCATTTATTACAGGCCATCCTTCTGCTGGTGATTTCTTTTCAGCCACTTAATACACCTCCTACATAAATAGAGCAACCAGTAGAATTAGCCCCACTATAAATCCATATACTATGTTTGTTAGTTTACCAGCGTTCATATAAACGCCTTCTCTTCCAGGAAAAGACCCTGGAGAAACTGTGGTTGGATCAAGGCATGTGTAAATATCTTCTACTGCAACCTCTAATTCGTCTAATTGTTCATTTATTGTGTCCATAGACACTATTACAACTTCTCTACCTATTGCGGCCCCTATCATCCCTGTAGAAGGGTCTAAAGTTAAGTTCATTTCAGGAACAACTTTTACGAGTGGTAACATTTCTGCCATTTTAATTCCTCCTTAGTGCTCCTCTTCTTTAGGCCACATTCCAGACCATTTAACTGATGCTGCGTCTTCTGCTGATGCTTCAAGGAACGATTTGATGGATGCAAACCATGCTAATGCACCAATTACAGCAATTAGCCACCATGCACCAGATATTCCTATTCCAATTAAACCTACAATTGCCATGGCCATGAATCCAGTGGATGCAGCAAGTTTAAGAGTTCTGGTTTGATTTTCATTTGGGCCTAAACATGCGTTAAACGGGTGCTGTATAGCCATTGTATTTAAGATGAACAGTAATGCTATAAATCCAGTTGAAATGACTGTCTGCTGTATTACTGGCATTGCAAAGCTTCCAGCTATAGCTGCTGAAAATCCAAGTACAGATAATGCTGCTGCACCTGATAATTCTGCTGTGCACTGTACCAGTACTGGTATTTTCATTTTTATTACCTGTTTACCTACAACGGCTACTATTGTACCTACTATCATAGCTATAACTAATCCCATTATAGGGCCAAGTAGAGCTGAGTTAGCCCCAAAGAATAATGCACCTGCAATTCCTGCTAAGCTACCTACAATACCTATAGCAAGGGACATGTAACCTATGGAAGGTACACCTGTACCTAAACCATAACTTGCTACTCTTCTTATAGCGTCAGCACCCCAGATTATGGCTGCGACCGCTCCAAGAGCTGCAAACAGTGGCCCTAAAACTGGGCCTGCAAATGGTAGTAAGTATATACCTACAAGTCCTCCTACAATTCCAAGTGCTATGGTCTGTGAAGATGGTACGGCAGCACCTGCTGGTCCTCCAGCTGCTACTGACATATTAGATACCTCCTACAAGTAATAATCCTACAATTCCCACCACTATTGATACAATTAAACATACCAATAGTCCTCTGGGGAGTCTTTTGAATTTAGGGTCGTGGAAACCTTCTATGGTACCACCGATGTTGTATGAAGCTACAACCGCATTTATAAAGAATACTCCTAAAGCGAATATTCCGGCAAGTGTTGCTGCATTTACTGATACTGCGCCACCTATTGCTGCATAAGCAGGGAGTGCTGTAAGTGCATTGTATAGGAAGTAGTAGATTAATCCTCCACCAATTCCACCTAAAAGTCCACCTATAATTCCACTTACAAAACATACTGTTGGAATTCCGTGACCTTCAGTACCTGGTGTAACAAATTTATCCTGATTCATTTTGGTTATGGGGTCAGTGTCGACTTTAGCTGATGCGGGCACACATCCTACACCAAATATGTAAACCCAGTTACCTACGAGCATAGTTATACCCAGCATTAAACCTGAACCGATTGCACCTGCTGCTAAGACCAACCATAAAGGTTGACCAGTCATTGCTGCTGCTGTGATGAGTCCGGTCATACCACCACCTGCTGCAAGCATAGCAGTACCTGTTCCCACACCGGTTGCTGTTGCTATAGCTGCTGGAGCTCCCCCTACTGGTATGAAGTGTACACCTCCACCAATCAGGACTCCACCAACAGTTACGCCAACTATTACTAATGGATCCATTATATTTCCTCCTTAATCTTCCAAGTATGGCCCGTATTTATTCCGGGCAAATACTTCTAATCTGTTGTTAATGATTATCAATAGTATGAGTATCACCAGACCTGCAATGACTCCTCCTACTAATCCGAATACTATTGTAATCCAGAAGCTCAGGAATACTATGAGTCCAAATGCAAAACCAGTAACAGGCCCACCATATTTAGCACAGAAATAAACAACGTCCATGGAGTTTCTGGCACCGAGTTCAGCTTTTCTGGTTATGTCACCGTGAATAGCAACTGGAATACCTCCACCAAATGGATAGTGCTGGTATTCTCTTTCAGCACCATAGTGAACGTCTCCTGTTGATGAACCTATAGCACCAATTGTTATACCCCAAAGTACCGCAAGTAGCGGTAATGGGAATGGGTGCCCTAATCCGGGGATTGGTAAGGTCATTAAGTATGATAATCCTACTATTGAAAATGTTACAATAAATCCATGTCCTGTTATTGGTCCTAAGTGTTGTGTTATCACATCAAGGAACACCGGCTGGTTGAATTGTGATTGACTTACAATCCTACCCAGGTGTGATGTTGTAGCGAATGCTGCGTGGACCAATGCAGCTATAGCTGCACCTCCAGCTATCGCCATTATGACTGGTAGGTTTAATGATGCCATTAAAATAAATGCCACTGAACCAGCAATACCTGCCCATGTTCCCATCTGCACTGGTTCACCAGACACAGCTTTGTTAAACATTCTGTGAAGGTTACCCATCTGTGGGGCCAGTTGAACCTGAGAGTTAGGGTTACTCATGGATCCGACATCAGATTCTAAATCTTCTGCGGCTCCGGCAATAGTTGCAGCGGCTCCCATAAGAGCAACAACACCTAATCCTGTAATCATAGGGTCTACCATGTTTTTATCCTCCTTTTTAATATCTTTACTTTAAATAAAATAAAAAATAGGTGTTTGCGTTACACCTATTTTGCTGGGGAGATAAGAGCTCTTTCTCCTGCTGGTTCGAATTCTCTGAGTGCACCTTTAGCAAATTCGGCACGTATTTCAGAGAAGTCGAATTGTAGGTTATCGTCTGCAAATGCGATTTTTACGAGTGGGTTAAATACAAATGCGTCTCCTCTTGCAGCGTGAGCTGATTGAGCGATACCTGCGTATTCACCCTGGTGACCTACGTTCATAGCGTAGTTAGGATAGTTTGCTCCTCTTGCTTCAAGAGGTAATCCTTCGTCTCCTCTAATTGCAAATACGTTTGCGGCACCACACTGGTCCTGCAGGTCGTAACCATAGAATCCAAGTCTGGAGTGCTGTTCTTTGTGTAAGTACATGGATAAGTACCATGCGCTTAAACCAGTCTGAGCGTTTCCAGTAGCAAATCCAGTTGAACAACCTGCTGCTGCTGCAACAATGGATGCTCTCTGTGATCCACCAAATATGGTTTCTAAGAGTGCTGGGTATTCTTCGAACTGTTCAAGTGCATAGAAGGTAACTTCTGAACCTACATCAAGGACTGTTTCCATGGTGTTAGGTGCTTCAGTTAGTCCATATTTGTCTTCTACGTATTCTTGACCATAGTATGTGAAGTCGTCAAGCACATTGTCAGTGTAAGCTGCGGTTGCGTATTGTGTGAATCCGACACCACCTGACATGTATGAACCAAGCCAGATCTGGTCGTATAGAGCTGCACCAGCAGCCACAACATCGAGGGATACTCGTACTGGGTCATCTGCGTGTTTTCTGGATGACTGTACGATGTCACCTAAGAAACCGAATGCGATTCCACCAGGTTCGTTTTCTCCTCTTGCTCTTCTTACTGGTAAGTATGAACCCATGTGAACAACTTCTGCGTGTTTTGCAGCGTATGCGAAGTCACCAGTTGCGGCTTCCCCTGCTGCCTGTTTGTATGCAGAAATCATGGACATACCAATTTGCATAGCAGACCATCTGGAAGTTGTACCACCGTCACAGGTTCTTGAGACTATGGTTGGTATTCTTACGACCTGCCACATTGCGTCTCCTACTTCAGCTTTTAAAGCTTCAGCCTGGTCGTCAGGGAACATTTTGTTAATGTTTATGACGTAGGACTGGTCAATTTCGTCTGCTATTTCGTCGTTACCAGTGAAGATTTTTACGTAACTGTCGTACACCAATGATGGGTTTGTTTCCACCATGTGTTCTTGAACAACTGCTGCACCAGGCATGGCGTGGTTTACAGTTTCCAGGTAATGAGTAATTGTCTCAGGAGTAACTTCTTTACCTAATCTCTTTTCAATAACAGTGTGTGCGGTGTTTAAACCGACTACAACAGTTCTTCTTATGTCATCCCACATTTGCTGGATAGCAGCGTTGTTTACAAAGTGTAAATCGTCACCTTCAACAAATGTATCGGTTGTTGAAACCTGGTAAGGCATAAGTACCCTTTGACCGAGTGGTGTACCAACGTCTGGGTTGTACATTGGAATTCCACGTTTTTCGGCTATTTCTTTACCAGCATTTACGAATTCTGTTTTTCTTTCTGACTGTCTCCAGCCATCGAATTTGTAAAAGGTGGTTTTTTGCTCATCTGGTGCTTCTTCAAATTTCCTTTTCAAAGCATTTATAAATTTTTTATCAGCCATATTAATCACCCTCCTGATTTATTCAGGGTAGAACCCACCTTGGGACCTTAGTACGTGTATTCTTTGACATACTTCGACTGCGTCTTTGTCGTCTCTGTATGCTTCACCATCTACTCTGTAAATAGTGGTTTTGTCTTTAAGGGTTGCTTCGTCTAATGGTTCACCTAAAGCTACTGGTTCGTCGAGTTCATCACCAATCTGGTTTTTAACTGCTTCTACTACACCAGTGTCTTTGTTTAAGACCTGTCTTCTGAGCATGTCAAACATCATACCGTCTTCGTCAAGTCTTAGTGAGTGTCCGTGAACTGTTTTTCCTCTTATTCCTGATCTTGCAGGGTCAAAGAATTCAGTTTCAAGGAGCTCTTTGGAAATTTTTTCCAGGTCTCTTTCCCTGGCTTCGATAATCTGTCTTCCAGAGAGAGTACCTGCATCTGCTCCTCGATATCTGCATAAATATGCTCTTGATCGAAGATATGGTTGAGCTGGAGCAAAATACATTGAATCAGTGAACTGTATGTACCTTACTCTGTCACCGGCTTTTGCACCGTCGACTGGTTCGACGAGCTCCCTGATTGGGTCTTCTGGTTCATCCATTTCTTCAAGTGGTGGGTGAGCGCTTGGATATTCCTCACCAGGAGCTCTGTGTCCGAGTATGTTTACAACATCTTCGTCAGATACTTCCCTTAGTTTTTCAAGTTCATATTCAGGGTCTTGGAAATTACTTCTATTTTGGGCAACCTTACTGGTTCCAGGATAATATTTTGCCATTATCATGCACCTCCTAATGCTAACCTAACTTTTCTAATTATTTCATCCAACTTTTCCTGGGGGGCTGTTTCTCCTCTAATAACACCGCTTATTATATCCACGATTTCACCTTTGGTTTTAGGCTCTTCAGGCATCACAGCTTTTGTTTTAACACCAATTTTTGCAAAATCTTCAAAGTCAACAGGATACTCACATATTATTATGCAAGGTTTCTCCACATGTCGGAGTATTAGCCGGGCTTTGTATGTGATGTGATGCTTCACACCACCGAGGTGTACCACTATCAATTTATGCAAGTTGATTTGCTCTATTTCTGAGGGAGTAAGTCCAAAAAGGCTGCCTCCTCCAGCTGACGGAGCATCGTGTGGAACACCAGCTCCAGCATTTAATACCAGAGTGCTTGTCATTATGTTTGCTTCCCGCAATGCAAATGTTATTTCACAAACAGGTTTTGTTATGTGCCTCCTTCCAGGAGACATTGCAATTGTTAGTACGTCACTTCCACTTTGTGCGAATGTTCCTCTCTGGGCAATTCCTCCTCCTTCACCCATACCCATTGTTTCTCTACAGTCTACAATGTGTGTTCCCTTGCCAATCATTCTTCTTTTTTCCTTTTTAGTATTTTTGCTCTTTCACTGAGTTGTGCATTCTGGTCGGTTAAACCAACCATTTCCTCAGGAATTTCTTCTAATTCGGCCCCGTATTTAAGTTTATCGCTGACTGTTTTCTGTTTTCTTATGAATTGTCCGATGTGGATGTTATATCCAAATGGTAATTCATCTTCACACACTTCTTTGATAGAATCTATGACCTCTTCTGCTTCTATTTCCAATAGTATTCTGCCAGGTTTAACCTGCATTTTTACTTCTTCGCCATTTATTACAATAGTTTTGCTATCTGGGTGTCCTTCTTTGGCTGGAGGGAGTCTTGGTCCGTGTATAATCATTTTTTTGATACCTTCTATACTATCAAGACTGTTTAGCAATCTTTCAGCAGTATCTACGTTCAATAATCTGTGTGGAAAAATCTCGATATCCATTTGACTTAATGCCCCCAAAGTTAGGATTACTTAAATATTGCCTTTTATATCGGCAGCTGCCTCCACTACATATTTGAGTGGTTCTCTGAATTCATCAACCTGGCTGAATACGTCTTTAATTAGTCCTGAGGTTGCTTCTGGGGAGAACATCTGAGTACCTGCATCGAGTGCCATTGCGGCTGCTACACATGGTATAGCAAATCCTTTACTGTGCCTTGTAACGATGTGGTTACCATTAAAGATACCCGGTCCACCTCCACCGTAGATGGAGTGACTGAAGAAGGAGAATCCAACTGCAGTACCTTCTACTCTACCGAAGTCTACACCAGGTAGTCCTGTTGCGAATTCCAGAATATCGTTGTAGTATAGTAATGTTGAAGATACACCTTGAGCAGCTCTTGCAGCACCCTGGTTGACCATTGTAGCTGCCATTTGTCCTGCTGCGTTGTATGCGTTCCATTTGGCTAAGTCGTCAGTTCCATATAATTTGAAGTCGCCCATTTCTTTTTCGACTCCGATCACACCGTCTTCTTCTGCTTTTGCAACCAGATCAAGTATAACAGACCCTACTGTTCCTTCTTTACCGTTATCTTTTACAAGATCATATACAATGTTGTCTGCGTTCATTCCCTGGTAAGCTAAACCGAGCAGGTGCATTCTTTCAAATCTTCCTACTGCATCCCCCATTTCAAACATAGCTGTTTGTTCGAGGAGACTGGATAAAGCTGCTGCCTGCATTGTGTTTTTGAGAGTTGCTGCCACAACGTGGTTAACCATAATGTTCCTTAGTGCGTAACCTGGACCTTCTAATTTTTGAGGTATGTCAAGCATGGTAGCAATGTTTCCACCTGCGTATTCAACTGTTTGTGGATATCTACCTAAAACTGCTGCCTTTACCATGTTTGCATCATACATACTGATATCAAACTGGTTAACGATAGCCTGGATGAATGCAGATGCAGTTACCAATGAAGTTGCTGAATATTCAGCAGCCGCATCAAGCCTTGCGGATGGTAATTGAACTAATGCTCTCTTTCCACCTGCGAGAAGTTCGACTTTGGTGTTGTCCCCTTCTTCTACAAGAATCATTTCTTTTGCTTCCTGTGCTATGGCTTCAGCATTTCCGACTATGTCGAGATCCATTTCTCTTCCTAATATCTTTCCTCCAGCAACCTTTCCAGTCTTTAGAACGTTCTCTATACCTTCGAGGTTCACTGCTACTGTCCTCTT
This region of Methanobacterium sp. genomic DNA includes:
- the mtrC gene encoding tetrahydromethanopterin S-methyltransferase subunit C produces the protein MSVAAGGPAGAAVPSSQTIALGIVGGLVGIYLLPFAGPVLGPLFAALGAVAAIIWGADAIRRVASYGLGTGVPSIGYMSLAIGIVGSLAGIAGALFFGANSALLGPIMGLVIAMIVGTIVAVVGKQVIKMKIPVLVQCTAELSGAAALSVLGFSAAIAGSFAMPVIQQTVISTGFIALLFILNTMAIQHPFNACLGPNENQTRTLKLAASTGFMAMAIVGLIGIGISGAWWLIAVIGALAWFASIKSFLEASAEDAASVKWSGMWPKEEEH
- the mtrD gene encoding tetrahydromethanopterin S-methyltransferase subunit D; its protein translation is MDPLVIVGVTVGGVLIGGGVHFIPVGGAPAAIATATGVGTGTAMLAAGGGMTGLITAAAMTGQPLWLVLAAGAIGSGLMLGITMLVGNWVYIFGVGCVPASAKVDTDPITKMNQDKFVTPGTEGHGIPTVCFVSGIIGGLLGGIGGGLIYYFLYNALTALPAYAAIGGAVSVNAATLAGIFALGVFFINAVVASYNIGGTIEGFHDPKFKRLPRGLLVCLIVSIVVGIVGLLLVGGI
- the mtrE gene encoding tetrahydromethanopterin S-methyltransferase subunit E, which codes for MVDPMITGLGVVALMGAAATIAGAAEDLESDVGSMSNPNSQVQLAPQMGNLHRMFNKAVSGEPVQMGTWAGIAGSVAFILMASLNLPVIMAIAGGAAIAALVHAAFATTSHLGRIVSQSQFNQPVFLDVITQHLGPITGHGFIVTFSIVGLSYLMTLPIPGLGHPFPLPLLAVLWGITIGAIGSSTGDVHYGAEREYQHYPFGGGIPVAIHGDITRKAELGARNSMDVVYFCAKYGGPVTGFAFGLIVFLSFWITIVFGLVGGVIAGLVILILLIIINNRLEVFARNKYGPYLED
- the mcrA gene encoding coenzyme-B sulfoethylthiotransferase subunit alpha gives rise to the protein MADKKFINALKRKFEEAPDEQKTTFYKFDGWRQSERKTEFVNAGKEIAEKRGIPMYNPDVGTPLGQRVLMPYQVSTTDTFVEGDDLHFVNNAAIQQMWDDIRRTVVVGLNTAHTVIEKRLGKEVTPETITHYLETVNHAMPGAAVVQEHMVETNPSLVYDSYVKIFTGNDEIADEIDQSYVININKMFPDDQAEALKAEVGDAMWQVVRIPTIVSRTCDGGTTSRWSAMQIGMSMISAYKQAAGEAATGDFAYAAKHAEVVHMGSYLPVRRARGENEPGGIAFGFLGDIVQSSRKHADDPVRVSLDVVAAGAALYDQIWLGSYMSGGVGFTQYATAAYTDNVLDDFTYYGQEYVEDKYGLTEAPNTMETVLDVGSEVTFYALEQFEEYPALLETIFGGSQRASIVAAAAGCSTGFATGNAQTGLSAWYLSMYLHKEQHSRLGFYGYDLQDQCGAANVFAIRGDEGLPLEARGANYPNYAMNVGHQGEYAGIAQSAHAARGDAFVFNPLVKIAFADDNLQFDFSEIRAEFAKGALREFEPAGERALISPAK
- the mcrG gene encoding coenzyme-B sulfoethylthiotransferase subunit gamma; translation: MAKYYPGTSKVAQNRSNFQDPEYELEKLREVSDEDVVNILGHRAPGEEYPSAHPPLEEMDEPEDPIRELVEPVDGAKAGDRVRYIQFTDSMYFAPAQPYLRSRAYLCRYRGADAGTLSGRQIIEARERDLEKISKELLETEFFDPARSGIRGKTVHGHSLRLDEDGMMFDMLRRQVLNKDTGVVEAVKNQIGDELDEPVALGEPLDEATLKDKTTIYRVDGEAYRDDKDAVEVCQRIHVLRSQGGFYPE
- the mcrC gene encoding methyl-coenzyme M reductase I operon protein C; the encoded protein is MIGKGTHIVDCRETMGMGEGGGIAQRGTFAQSGSDVLTIAMSPGRRHITKPVCEITFALREANIMTSTLVLNAGAGVPHDAPSAGGGSLFGLTPSEIEQINLHKLIVVHLGGVKHHITYKARLILRHVEKPCIIICEYPVDFEDFAKIGVKTKAVMPEEPKTKGEIVDIISGVIRGETAPQEKLDEIIRKVRLALGGA